ACAATCAAGAAATTTAGATTATCTAAAACTGGATCATTCCCTTGGAGGGAAGATGGAAAAGAATCTCACACTATAAAAAAAGCATGGATAGAGGTAATAATAACAGAATAAGTTTAGGTTTCAGCCATATAGAAACAATCATCAAACAGTTAAGAGTTATACAGTTGGAACTAGAaaggatgcaaagaaaagtaAGGCGAGGAAGAAAAACTTGGCTGGTAGTATtaagagaataggaaaaaaacttTAAGACTTTAAGAACTGTTGCCAAATATTGTACAAAGAATAGGTTTGAGAAAGGACTTAGTAAatgaagatctttaaaaaatatagtttcatTATAGTGGTAGGAGTGAAAGCCAAATTTTAGGGAGTGCAAAAATTACTggcaagaatttattattttcaggACTACTTAATGGTATTGAATTTTTAAGCCCCATTTGCTTAAAATATCTAAGTACCCAAAATGCTAGGTCCTACCACCATAACCCGTGTACCCAATATCATGTATTTCTGATATTTCACAATAGGGAATAGTCATCCTTTGATATCACTTTATGGTCCATATTTGTCAAGTTCATTTTTCCTAAATAGTACCTACAAATCTGAAAGATGACTATATTAACACaaattttatattactttgaTAGTTTGCAGCAAAGAAAAGCTCAAACattatcttaaaattaaaaacctaTTTAGTATGTGTTTAGGACAAATACTTGCTCGACGTACAAATTATTGGATTTAGGAAATCAGCTTTTTTGATCAATTTTCCATGGACAGAAGAGCTATGAAATTAATAAactatttgcatatattatttgatATGCTTCTCTTATCAACTTGTGAATGAAACaagcattacaaatattatccccattttacaaaaggagaaattgagatttagaaaggttaaataattctAACGTTACATAAGGATAAGCTGGAACATAAAACAAGTTCCAAATGCATTGCTCTTTCTATTATGCTACATCTATTCTCTAATTTTAAGAGGCCTACAAGGCATAAAATGTATGCCTTTTATCATCTGaactgtttttctaaaattatcagCTTCAATGAGGCAAAAGAGGGGAATCTTGGAGGTGGCatgaaaagtaaatatttttgttaatcagatttttaaaaaaattttaaagtaagtttGGCACAATGAACAttagcaaaaaaagagaaaaaaaattaaacctagaGCCAAGAAATTAGTTTTGAGATTCTGTAAATTACTTTTGGCAACTAGACTTGTGTCAGAAAAGACCTAATTTCCAATACACTTTATGACACCAGCTGTGAAATCATAAGAGGTGCTAGTCACTCTGCAAAGCAGTAgggatagaaaaaaatgacataataGTCAttcccaagaagcttacattctaggaGGAagttcataaaatataaatatataaagggaATGCAAATAGTTAAATACAATGTAGTTTGGGAACAAAACATTTGAAGTTGGATGGTAGAAATGGTTTTATGTAGAAAGTAGTGATTGAGCTGCATCTTAAGAAGGGAGCAAATTTCTGGCCAGAGGGGAAGTAAATTATAAAGGCAGAGATGCAATTAACATATGGATTTTCAAGTGTGACAGAATCTAATTTGGttgagttgggggtggggggggaaggaagagggagtaGCATCAAATGGAACTAGAAAGATAATCCTGAGCATGgttataaagttttaaaagtgaaaCTTTGTATTTGTTCCCAGAAATCAAATAGGGAGTTATTGGAGTTGGCTGAGTAAAACAGTAACATCATTTGCAGATTTGtacttaaatgaaaagaaaacttccTTCGGCAGGGGTGAAGATGACAGGAGTGGGGAGGGATTTAAGGCATATCAAATAGGAAACTACTGGGGCAGCCAGGTGTCAAAGAGGGGTAGGAAGATgcatctccctgaattcaaatccagcctcagacaattactagctgtgtgaccctgggcaaatcatttcacccggtttgcctcaatttcctcatttgtaaaatgagctagagaagaaatggtaaactactccggtatctttgccaagaaattcccaggACTGAAACTTATCAGCAATAATTAGGAAACCATTACAGTGAGAGTTAATGAGGAACTGAATTAACCTAATGGTTGATTTGGAAAAGTCCATATAGTTTAAATgcaagagatgttacaaagagaaaaatgacaatatttggcaactgattgttGGGGAGATAGAAAATGTTAAGTAGAGGAATGACAACAAGATTACAAAACTGGTAGACTGGAAGAAAGGTAGGTGCTTATTCTAATGGAATCCTATATTATCCAttttaaatgcaaagtaatttattattactaaatgtcacaaaggaaaaaaatttatattgttatattcaaATCCATCTTCTATTTCAGAATGCTGTCATTCCCTCCCAATTTCTCCAAAACAGCTCTTTGAGAAACACATTTTAGAATCTGAATTCATCTGAATTAACTCAGAGGACAATGACCTTAACCTCATCATTTTATAAAGATAAAGCAATTGAGACCGAGAGAAACTAAGGGTCTTCCTCGTGGTCTTATAGTTAGTCAATGGCAACAGTCAAAACAAAGCCTCCTCGTTCTCGGATACTCTACTCACAACAACAGGTCTTTTGCCTCCCAATCATAGAATGCACATAAAGCAATCACCTGAAAAGCTTCAAATATCTAGTATTATGTGGTGTTAATGAACGAGCACCAAGCAAACAGTTGTAAACTAGGCAGGATCCTAGAGTTATTTTCCTACGCTCCCCTGACCCCCGATCCCCTTTCCCTAGCTCCACATCCAAAATAAGGCCTCGCACAATAAACGTTCATTGGATTAAGCGGTAAAAAGTGAAGAACAAGGTCggtaaaaaagcaaaaggaataaTGCATGACAAAGACCAGCAAACTCGAATAGAGAGCCGACCTTCCGTTGGCTATAAGACATCCCTATGTAAGAAGATATCTTACATAAATGTCCAGAAGTACACCCGCTTTCATTCTATACTCCTAGAAAGCCTTGTCTTAATCCCACCCTAATAAATTCTGGACAGCAAAGCCAGCGGGTTCGCTTTTACCCCACTTCCCCCACCTTTCCGGGTGTCCATTTCCTGCCCAGTGcagggatttaataaatgttgaatagaATACCATCACCTCCCCTTTACATACACCTCTAAACACTCCCTCCTCTGCCCCAGCATCATCCTTAGGAGAGTCACAACACCCAGAAGACCAGCTCCCAAGGCCCTAAGGCCTCCTTCTGCCGAGCTCAGCCTTTCTCTTCTCGAAGGGCCCGACTCTCTTCCCTAAATCCACGCGGCCCCCTAACATTGCACTCCTCTCCCACGCATCCCAGTTCCCTCAACAAATACTTTTCCCCAAAAAGAGCAAACTCCTGGAGGCTACAAACCTCCTTCCTGCCTTAAGCCAGGTCCGTTCAGAAGGTTGCTGGGAGAAATAAGACAATTTCTACCGTTTGAATTCAAATAGTCCCtcttttaaatacacatttacgTCCAATGCAGAACGAGCACTGATTGGACGCGGTCCCTAAAGCGTCTCCTCCTATTGGCCAAGAGTTGGTCCGCCTCGATAGACGTCCGAGACGCTGCGCAGGCGTATAATAAACACATTAGGGTTCCTAGGTGTATTATCACTAAGTTGTCTAATTTAACACAGTGTGATTCTGGGTTTCTCGTAAGTCTCCAGCACTGTGACTGCTAATGAGCTCCAAATGGGGAAATATTGACTCCTGAACGTCCCCATGGTTGCTAACAGGATGAACCCGGACCAATGTCATGAACTCTCCCCGAGACTGACATGCCAGGACCAAAAATGGCAGCCGAAgcggaggaaaggaaaagggtggGACCCGGCACCGGCTTGTCCTATAAGTATCGAGGCGCACGAACTCCGGCCTGCACGCATGCGCCGTGGGGGTGGTGCTAGGAGGCTCGTTCGAGCCTTTTGCCACCATTTTACAAGCTCAGCTCTTGGCGCTACTTTTGCTAGGCGGCAGCGGACCAGCTTCCGGAGACCAGGTATGAGGACCTAGCTGTGAGTAGGAGTCACAACCTCTGCAACTTGGGGTGTGGGGGGTCCAGGATGCCGAAAAAGGGTCTGGAGTCGTACGTGTGCTCTCTGGAAGTAGGAACCGAACGAGGGGGCGTGCCGGGCCCGGGGAGGCCGGGTATGTGAGAGGGTCCGGGCCGAGGCCTGAGTCCAGAGAGGCCCGAAACCGGCCCCCATGGTATCCTCCAGAGTGGTTCCGAGACGGGTCACACGAGGGGGCCGGAGAGCGGAAAGGTAGGAGCTACTATGGGTTTGGCAACATTAGGGAGGCAGCTGCCCCGGGACCCGGCATGGTCGAGCCTTCCCGCCTCACTCGCGGCCCCACGCAAATAAATACCAACCCCCCACCCTTGGTCTGTTGTCGGGCCCCTTGCGCATCCCGACAGATGCAGGTTCCCTCTCCGCACTTAACTTTGACTCCCTCGCCCGTACCCAGGGAAGTAGTAAAGTCCAAAGCTTCGTAAACTGGGTCGCGACCCCATAACTGTACGTGAGGGTCTCGagaaatttggcaacagtaaaagaaaGTAACACATTTTCTgacaagatttaattctttttgtaaaagtAAACAAGTATATCCGTCTCATTAATATGCAAGTTTGTTCTAgactttaataaatggtaaatttATGTGCGaactagataattttttaaaaataaatttcgaATTtcgtggggcagctaggtggcgcagtggatagagcaccagccctgaattcaggagttcaaatctggtctcagacacttaacacttcctagctgtgtgacctgggcaagtcacttaaacccagcctcagaaaaaataaataaataaatttctttatattttattatctataaacGTTTGGTTTATACTtacttataataattatatattcataaaaatttctcaggcgaAAAGGTATCCaggagtgggaaaaaaaaatgtaagaagttCTGGTTTAGTTAATAGGCATGTTATgattttaatatttgaattgaagTTCCTTTTTACCCATCATGCTCCTTGGTGCCTCTGAGCCCTTTGCCAAGGTTACTTTCCTGTCTCTGGGCCATAAGTCCTAAAGTTTGTCTGACAGatgtttattaagttcttactctgTGCTAAGTGTACAAACACAAAAGTCCAAGGAACTTAGTCTAGTTTATATCTTACTAGTTTGCGACAGTAACTGTAAGGTGTGTTATGTCCTGTGGCTTAAGATACCCTGACccaagagaggaaagagaatcaTGATGTTGGTCCAGAAAAGAGCCATGTTTCCTTGTCTGCAAAGTGAAGCTTTtgacttctcaaaataatgtttttaaatgggtaaaataagattgcaaagaaaaataattatattgagaTGCATTTGTCAAAGGCCCTTCCTAACTCGgctttcttgttgttcagtcattttttttttcagtcctgtccaactcttcatgacctcctttggagttttcttggcaaagatgctggaggggtttgccatttccttctccagctcattttacagatgaggaaactgaagcaaacagggttaagtgacttgtccagagtcacaaagccagtaagtgtctgaggccagatttgcactcagaaAGATGACTTCAGGCCAAgactatccattgcaccacctacctgACCCTAATTCAGTTTAGCACAGGACAAAAAatggtagatttgaattcatatcatCAAATCCCTATTTTGTCCATTGTATGTCAGTTCtggaccttggacaagtaacttaatctctccatggcctcagtttcctcatctgtaaaatgagggagttggtctagatgtagatggcctttgattttctttccagctctaggCTTATGATTATGATCCTACCAGCCCTAATTTTCTGGTCTAAAAGATCTTAGGATCCTGActatctaatttttcctctctccaaatATACCAAACTAGGGTTGTCAAAATCAAAACTCCTAAACCTGCCATAATTTTCTTATTAGTAAGAAGTAACGAGCAAAACCGTCCAAATACCACCCATAAATAAGCTTGTTCTCCCTCTTAATAGAGTAAAACCCATGACAATTTATTCTCCTTCCTTGTTCCATCCTCTAaaagtcttttccattttcctctaacCTGAGATGATCCCATGTcatctttttttgcctttcccaGATTGTCTCCTGCCTCAGGCCACTTTCAcatatctttttatttccccttagTAGTACCTTAACCTGACTGCTTTCCTACCTGTAAACACTTTGCCTAGGGGATAGGGAAAACTCCCAATTTTTCTGTGTAACTGTAACAGGGGATCTTAACCTTATTTTCTGTCATAGTCCCTGTTAGCAGTATGGTGAAGCCTTAggacttctcaaaataatgtttttaaatgggaaacaaacaaaaaaaagattacaaaggaaaagaattacATTGAAATGTAGTTTTCAGAATTTGGTGAGGTTttgagtttggtttggtttgggttttttttgagaATTCCCTATTCTTTATCATTACCTTGAGATGAGTCAAGTGCCCAGTACTACGGAAGTTATTCATCCTTACTTGAATGGTGTAAGGGCTTGTCTTAATTTAGAAACATAAACTAAGTatatgaaacaaagaaagatcagattttggtttttttgggtgttgttttgtttccttgttttcagTTTCTGACTTTCTTCATTTGCAGGTGAAAGGTGATTGTCACCAAAATGTACAGGACAAAAGTGAGCTTAAAAGATCGCCAGCAGCTCTATAAACTGATCATCAGCCAACTGCTTTATGATGGGTATATCAACATTGCTAATGGTCTCATCAATGAAATCAAGCCTCAGTCTGTGTGTGCACCCTCTGAACAGCTCCTTCATCTCATCAAACTAGGTATCTTGCAATTTGGGGCATGGATTTTTTTAGATGTGCATTTGAATGTATATTTATTGCTTTAACTATGTAGCAGGTATAAAAGAATGTCACTTCTCAAAGAATATTGTGGGAACTAAGTtcctgtagctttttttttttttttttttttttaacttggtttGATGGTGATCATTGTAACCGATTCCCAAAGTAAGGGGCAAAAGAAAACAGGCTAGAGAAAAGCAAAGCACTTATCAAGAATATCATAGTGGCAGACATTTTGAGCTCTAAATGTCTCCTCCTCACTGTTACTGGGCATTAGCCCTAAGAATATCAGAGAGctttagagaaggaagaaataatttcaCTCCACGTGTGTTATtctcttttttggttttccttttatcCTTATTTCCTTAAGGTGTCAGCCAATAGTCCTTTTTATTCCTGTAATTTGGGAGCCCATaagtttaaagtttttaaataagtgTTTTCCCTCAATATTCTCTTTCAGGAATGGAAAATGATGATAGTGCTGTTCAGTATGCAATTGGACGCTCAGATACAGTTGCTCCAGGCACAGGAATTGACCTGGAATTTGATGCAGATGTTCAAACCATGTCCCCAGAGGCTTCAGAATATGAAACTTGCTATGTCACATCTCATAAAGGACCATGCCGTGTGGCTACTTACAGTAGAGATGGACAGTTAATAGCTACTGGATCTGCTGATGCTTCAATAAAGATACTAGATACAGAAAGAATGTTAGCAAAAAGTGCGATGCCAATAGAGGTATGGCCATAATATTTCTACCAGATGGGAGTCATAATTTAAgacaccttaatttttttttttttcttttggctaaaAGTTGTGACTTCATTTATATAAGGATCCTATCATAGTAGGGAAACTCCCTTTATTAAAATACTCTGACACTTTCCCTACTGCTACTGAGATTACATAGCTTGAACAGTTTTCCTGACTTCTAAGGCCATTCCTAAACATTGTGTCATACTACCTCACAGATATGTTTTTAAGATTGTATcatttgtttaaatatatgtgtgtgtgttgtgtgtacaTTCTGCTTTTctggatatgatttttttcccctttgcctcTAGGTGATGATGAATGAGACTGCCCAGCAGAATATGGAAAATCATCCTGTCATCAGAACTCTATATGATCATGTGGATGAAGTTACATGTTTAGCCTTCCACCCAACGGAGCAAATTCTAGCATCAGGTTCAAGGGACTATACTCTTAAGTTGTTTGATTATTCCAAACCATCTGCCAAAAGAGCCTTCAAATACATTCAGGTTGAAAAATGTTTGATACTTGTTTTGggtgcatatatttaaatattaagtaCACTGATGACAGAGGCGTCCTTTTTCCCCCTCAAGTGATTAGATAATTAAAGCCATCCACAGTGCCCAACCCTATAACCCAGGTTCAGCAAAATACTACAAAAATTCATTTGCATTTCACTTTCTCATATTGATAAGAACTATCattagtaattagccttaagaaaaatttttttaaaggctggaatcttagcattttaaaaatattatttctatcacCATCATCTCAACCCAATTCCTATGTACTATATAAACTTAACCATAAATTAGGTTTCTCGATACAGAGAGACCAAAAAATTGGTCCATTTGAAACCATCAAACTCTTTTTGAAAGATGACATCAGTCTATGACTAATCAATAATTCTTTTCAAAGTGATcaatactttatttaaattttgggaAGTAATGGGACCAACTAAGAAAATAAGTAGATTTGGAATATTtacttagagttggaagggacctagaAAGTAGTCCAACTTCATTATTTTATGGTTAAGGAACTAGTTGAGAGGTGAAAtaacttgccaaagatcacacacAGTAGGAGTATCAAGGTTTAAAGCTTATTCCACTTTCCACTGTCTATCCTGTACCAAAGATACTTTCTATATCTACCAACCCAATTTTACTCAGTTGGATAGTCCTTTGGCTACAGTAGTGCTTGGGAGAAATTGTTTAATGAGTTTCATTCTAAAGCAACATATTTCccataattaacatatttgtgtGCCACCTAGTCACATAAGTCTAATGTTCTCTTTAATAGGAAGCTGAAATGTTACGTTCaatctcatttcatccttctGGAGACTTCATACTTGTTGGAACTCAACATCCAACCCTTCGGCTTTATGATATCAATACATTTCAATGTTTTGTGTCTTGCAACCCTCAAGATCAACACACTGATGCAATATGTTCGGTTAATTATAATCCTAGTGCCAACATGTATGTGACTGGTAGTAAAGATGGCTGCATCAAATTATGGGATGGTGTCTCAAATCGTTGTATTACTACTTTTGAGAAAGCACATGATGGTGCTGAAGTCTGCTCTGcaattttttccaaaaattcAAAATACATTCTTTCAAGTGGAAAGGACTCTGTAGCTAAACTATGGGAGATTTCAACGGGACGAACATTAGTCAGATATACAGGTATGTGAAAATACATAATATCACTACCTTATGTGTGTCATGTGTTATAATGTTTCGAAATCCCGTGAGTTGCCTGATATAagtattatgtccattttattttttattttttcaaactttttaacatttaaaatcttgttttccagattctattcctctcttcctcccttccctgagATGCAgtaaaatataggttatacatgtgtaatcatgtaaaatgtttccatattagtaattttgtacaAGATAAttcaagtaaaaggaaaaaagaaagtgaaaaatagtatgcttcagtttgtattcaaaTATCAGTTCTTTGGGAGCAGATgttatgcttcatcattagttctttgggattgtcttggatattatattgctgagataacgaagtcattcacaattcttcatcagacaatattgctgttactgtataaaatgtttttctggttctgttcactttatcaGTTCTTGTAaagctttctagtttttttcagAGATCGTCCTACTTGTTCCTTCTACATAATAAATATTCTATTGCAATTATACATaaacagcttgtttagccattcctccaACAGATGGACATCACTTCAattcttagccatcacaaaaTGATGAACTGTAATATTTTTTTACACGTaggtttttttccctcccttcttttggGTGTCTTTGGATTATAGACCTAGTACTGGTATTGCTGGATCGAAGGATACAGTTTTATAGTTTGTTGGGcttggttccaaattgctctccagaatgattgcatcaattcataattccaccagcagtgtgttagtgtcccagttttcccacttcccctccaatgtccaacattttccttttctatcattttagtcaat
The DNA window shown above is from Sminthopsis crassicaudata isolate SCR6 chromosome 2, ASM4859323v1, whole genome shotgun sequence and carries:
- the CSTF1 gene encoding cleavage stimulation factor subunit 1, which codes for MYRTKVSLKDRQQLYKLIISQLLYDGYINIANGLINEIKPQSVCAPSEQLLHLIKLGMENDDSAVQYAIGRSDTVAPGTGIDLEFDADVQTMSPEASEYETCYVTSHKGPCRVATYSRDGQLIATGSADASIKILDTERMLAKSAMPIEVMMNETAQQNMENHPVIRTLYDHVDEVTCLAFHPTEQILASGSRDYTLKLFDYSKPSAKRAFKYIQEAEMLRSISFHPSGDFILVGTQHPTLRLYDINTFQCFVSCNPQDQHTDAICSVNYNPSANMYVTGSKDGCIKLWDGVSNRCITTFEKAHDGAEVCSAIFSKNSKYILSSGKDSVAKLWEISTGRTLVRYTGAGLSGRQVHRTQAVFNHTEDYVLLPDERTISLCCWDSRTAERRNLLSLGHNNIVRCIVHSPTNPGFMTCSDDFRARFWYRRSTTD